In Candidatus Hydrogenedentota bacterium, the following are encoded in one genomic region:
- a CDS encoding SDR family oxidoreductase — protein sequence MKGVELRILIAGCGYVGTALAGLLVRDGHHVWALRRGGVLLPKGAESVQADVLKPETLSMLPSGLDAAVYAVSAGGYDEARYRAAYVDGPRNLLSALKATSAQLKRFVFVSSTGVYAQDNGEWVDEDSPAEQTHFSGATLLEGERLVHAGPFPATVVRLGGIYGPGRTRLIDSVRAGTATIPAGPSFINLIHRDDCAGILRHVLMIKNPAPLYLGVDNEPVDRRELLAWVAEQLGAAKPPVDTSTSSARSLRGNKRCRNARLINSGWKPVFASFRDGYSALL from the coding sequence TCGCCGGATTGCTTGTTAGAGACGGCCACCATGTCTGGGCGCTTCGGCGCGGCGGCGTGCTCCTGCCGAAAGGCGCGGAGTCGGTACAGGCGGACGTTTTGAAACCGGAAACCCTGTCGATGTTGCCGTCCGGCCTCGATGCGGCCGTGTACGCCGTGTCTGCCGGTGGGTACGACGAGGCGCGCTACCGCGCGGCGTACGTGGACGGCCCGCGTAATTTACTGAGCGCGCTCAAGGCGACCTCCGCTCAGCTTAAGCGGTTCGTATTCGTTTCGAGCACCGGCGTATACGCGCAGGACAACGGCGAATGGGTGGACGAAGATTCGCCCGCAGAGCAGACCCACTTCTCCGGCGCGACGCTGCTGGAAGGTGAGCGGCTTGTTCACGCGGGGCCGTTTCCCGCGACGGTGGTGCGGCTCGGCGGGATTTATGGTCCCGGGCGAACGCGTCTTATTGATTCCGTGCGCGCCGGGACGGCGACGATTCCGGCGGGGCCGAGTTTCATCAATCTGATCCATCGCGACGACTGTGCGGGGATTCTGCGGCACGTGCTCATGATCAAGAATCCCGCGCCGCTGTACCTGGGAGTAGACAACGAACCGGTGGACCGACGGGAGCTGCTGGCGTGGGTGGCGGAACAACTCGGTGCGGCGAAACCACCGGTTGACACGAGCACGTCGTCGGCACGATCGCTGCGCGGAAATAAGCGGTGCAGGAACGCGCGCCTGATTAACTCAGGCTGGAAGCCCGTTTTTGCCTCGTTCAGAGATGGATACAGCGCTTTGCTATAA